A window of Staphylococcus sp. 17KM0847 contains these coding sequences:
- a CDS encoding ABC transporter ATP-binding protein, translating to MTLKIEHVTKKFQNFTAVDNINLTLEKGKMLGFLGRNGAGKTTSFRMILGLTEPTTGEITYNGKPINAQMYNAIGYLPEERGLHPKLTVTEELTYLATLKGLSSKTIQTAITYWLERFEITENKDKKIESLSKGNQQKIQLLASILHEPELLILDEPFSGLDPVNVELLKSAVKELNAKGTTIIFSSHRMEHIEELCDDICILNQGKMVVQGSIAQVKEDIGYKRVAIEADYDISDLAEVEGVIKIEEKDSTIFFTIEDESVANVLFEVIQHRGFVRRFQILEPTINEIFIQKVGEQRA from the coding sequence ATGACGTTAAAGATAGAACATGTCACAAAAAAATTCCAGAATTTTACAGCAGTCGATAATATTAACTTGACGCTTGAAAAAGGCAAAATGCTTGGATTTTTAGGACGAAATGGGGCAGGCAAAACCACAAGTTTTCGCATGATATTAGGTTTAACAGAACCCACAACAGGTGAAATAACATACAATGGTAAACCCATCAATGCTCAAATGTATAATGCGATTGGCTATTTACCAGAAGAACGCGGTTTACACCCTAAACTCACCGTGACAGAGGAGCTAACGTACCTTGCTACTCTAAAAGGGTTATCTTCTAAAACCATTCAAACCGCTATTACATATTGGTTAGAACGTTTTGAGATTACTGAGAACAAAGACAAAAAGATTGAGTCACTTTCTAAGGGGAATCAACAGAAAATACAGTTGTTAGCCAGTATTTTACATGAGCCAGAATTGTTGATTTTAGATGAACCATTTAGTGGTTTGGATCCTGTGAATGTTGAGCTATTAAAGTCAGCTGTTAAAGAGCTGAATGCTAAAGGAACGACAATCATTTTTAGTTCACATCGTATGGAGCATATCGAAGAGCTGTGTGATGATATTTGTATCTTAAACCAAGGGAAAATGGTCGTTCAAGGATCTATTGCACAGGTGAAAGAAGATATCGGTTATAAACGTGTAGCAATAGAAGCAGACTATGATATTTCAGATCTTGCAGAGGTAGAAGGTGTTATTAAAATAGAAGAAAAAGATAGCACAATATTTTTTACAATTGAAGATGAAAGTGTAGCCAATGTTTTATTTGAAGTCATTCAACATCGTGGTTTTGTACGTCGTTTTCAAATTTTAGAGCCAACGATTAATGAAATCTTTATTCAAAAGGTAGGTGAGCAACGTGCATAA